The DNA region GCTGAGACTCGCATGATGGCATCCAAGAGCTATGAGTGGGTGGTAGAGGGCGATATCAAGGCGTGCTTTGACGAGATCTCGCACCCGGCCCTGATGGACCGAGTGCGGGGCAGGATCAAGGACAGACGCGTCCTGGACCTGGTGAAGGCATTCCTCAAGTCAGGCATTCTTTCCAAGGACGGCCAGGCACGGGAAACCCGCACCGGCACCCCGCAAGGAGGCATCCTCTCACCGTTGTTGGCGAACATCGCCCTTTCCGTGCTGGACGAGTACGTGGCCGGTATGGACGGGGGGCCGAACTCGACCTCCTACGAGCGCAGGAAGCGCAGGCGCCAGGGACTCGGAAACTATCGGCTGGTCCGGTACGCGGACGATTTCCTGATTCTTGTGTGGGGCACCCGCGAAGACGCGGAGGCCGTGCGCGACGAGGTCGCTTCGGTTCTCGTACCGATGGGGCTCACCCTGTCGGAGGAGAAGACGTTCATCACGCACATCGACGAGGGGTTTGACTTCCTCGGGTGGCACATCCAGCGCCATCTCAAGCGGGGCACGGACAGGCGGTATGTCTACAACTACCCCTCCAAGAAGGCGCTCAACGCCGTCAAGGAGAAGGTCAAGAAGATGTGCCGGAGCAGTACGAACCTTCCCTTCACCGCCCTGTTGCACCAGCTCAATCCGGTGCTCTTCGGGTGGTGTAACTACTTCCGCCCCGGAGTGTCGAAGGTTACGTTCCAGTACCTCAACCACTACACGTGGAAGAGGGTGTTCATCTGGGCGTGCCGTAAACACAAAGGAATGCGGTTGAGTGGGTTCCGCCGAGTCTATTGCGACGGCGGTTGGGAGCCCGTTACGGAGAGCGGGAAGCTGTTCCAGCCTGGCCGGATGGCTACCACGCGATACCGGTTCCGCGGATACAGCATCCCGACACCCTGGACGGTGACAGCGTGAGATCACAGAATGCCCGAGCGGGACTTGTGGAGAGCCCGGTGCCCGGAGACGGGCACGCCGGGTTCGGAAGGCGGTCCGGGGAAACCCACCAGCGGCAACGCTGGCAGGGCGCCCCGGGCCGACCTTACAACGGAGGTGGCGCCCAGACGCGTCATCTGGCGCATCGCATCCTCGCCTCGTACCGGCCGCACATCGTCTTCCGGCAGGAACTGACCGGTGCCTGGGACCACGGCAAACGCGCCCTGTTCGAGGAGGCGACCGCGCTCGGCGGACTGTTCCCGTTCATGGCGTCTCCGCGCGAAGGCCGCAGCCGGAACCCGACGGGCGTGATGGTTGATCCTCAGCTGTTCGAGATCGTCGCGCATACCGATCACGATCTGCCGTGGAAGGCGATCTGCCACGTCCAGGTGCGCTTTAAGGGTTGCCCCAAGACGCTTCATCTGGCGTCTGGCCACCTGTGCCATTTCGATCCCGACATGCGGGCCACCGAAGCCCGGCGGTTCACCACCCTGGCCGACCACCGCCGCACCGCCCTGACGGGCATGGACGGCAACAGCTACCCCCACCGCAGTGCCGACGAGGTCTCCGAAATGCTCGTCTGGGCAGGGGTTGAAGACCCCGTCCATTTCCAGCACCGCACCATCGAGCGCAACGGCGTACGCGTCAGCGACACGCGCCCGAGTGAGATCCTCACCGGCGGTCCGAAGGCCGTCTTCGCCGACCTCGCGCACCATGCCGGCACTGTTCTCGGGCAGCCCGGGGCGCTGGCTCCGACCGCCAGCCTGAAGCGCACGGACCAGGGCCCACCGCAACGCATCGACTGGATCCTCGGCACCCCCGACTGGGCGCCGGCCCTTCGGCGCGTCGAGGTCATCGACACCGAGGACGTCCGACGGGTGACCGACCACGCGCTCGTCATCGCCACCTTCGAGCTGCACGCCGTGCAACAGATCCTCAGCACCGCCGTGTAACCGGGCCGACGTGGCACGAAGACGCCCCAGCCGTGCTCCGAAGTCCCTGCTGGTTGCCCGTCTGACGCGTCGGGGCGGCGAGACGACACGCCCTACCCGCTGAACGAGTGCCTTCCGATCCTTCTTCGACGACATCGAGGAACTGACCGACCGTGAATCAGCTCCAGAAATGAAATTCCCCGACTTGCAGGGGGAGACGGTGCCCAGTGAGAACTCCGCCGCGGGCGCGCCAATGCGTAACCGGTCGGCCCGCCAGGCTGATCAAGCCGCTCCGCGCCCCGAACATGCCGTCATCCCACCCACCTCATCGGCCTCATCCGTTTCGGCCGTCGGTGTTTCGGCCACCGCCGCCATGTGGTGGACCCGCCTGAATCAACGGCCACGAGCGTGCGGACCGCGAGATTGGGCGGCTGAGGATACGACCCAAACACGTGCGTTCGAAGACGGACGTCGCGTCGTTGTTCCGGTCGTCATCAGCCATCCCCCCAAGTTGGTGCTGGAGGTGCCCAGTTGCCTGCCGTTCAGGCTGCCCCGAATGAGCTCCCGACGGCCTCATGGCCGTTTGCGTCTGCCTCCCCGTTTACGGACAGGGCGAGGGGAGGTGGCCGGTGAGCGTCGAGCCCGCCTCTCCGGCGCCTGATACGGCGGCGCCGCTCCGGTTGCCGCCTCCACCGCCTGCCGAGCTGCGCTACGGCGGCCGGCACGCCAAGAATCCCCTGACGGACGCATCGTTTGCGCAGATGTGCCGGCGGCTTCCGTCGGTGCTGGCGCAGACCGCGCGGATGGCGTGGGTGATCGACCGGCGAGCCGTGCTTCTGCTGGCGAGCTGCCAGCTGGCCATCGGCATCAGTGCCGCTGTTCTGCTCACCGCCACATCCCGTGCGATGCGCTGGATCCTGGCCGACGGTGAGGTGGACGACCGGCTCCACCAGGCGCTGCCGGCCCTGCTGGTCATCACCTGTGCGTCAGCGGCAGGGCGGGTGGCGACCGCGCTGTCCTCATACGCGGACGGCCGGATCACCCCGCGGTTGACGACCGAGTCCGACTGCGCCCTGGTGGCGGCGGTGTGCCGCATGGAGGCCGCCGCGCGGGCGGAGGACGGCTGCGCGGACCGGCAAGAGGCGGCGGAGATGGGGGTGGTCCGCAGCCACGTGATGGTGCAGGACGCCACCCGGTTCACCGCCGCTGTCGTACGTATGGTCAGCGCGAGCGGGGTGCTGTCGGTGCTGCACCCGCTGTTGCTGCCGCTGTTGCTGCTCGCCGTCGTCCCCGCCGGCGTGGGCGCGGTCCTGCACGCCCGCGTCAACTACGAGACCCACTACGCCAACGTGGGCGACCGCAATGTTCGACAGAACCTGCGCGGCTGGGCGACCAGCGTGAAGTTCACCGACGAGATCCGCGCCAACGGCATGACCTCGTATCTGGTGTTCTGGTACCGGTCGATCTCGGAGCGGATCGACGCGCGCACCCTCGCCGCGGCGCCGAAGATGTTGCGGATCGTGCTGGTCAGTTCGGCGATCGGTGGCCTCTTCCTCGTCGCGACTTGGGCGGGGCTGGCCTGGCTGGCGGCCAGCGGACGGATCGAGCCGTCGATCGCCGCGACCGCGGTCGTCGCGGTGCAGACCGCGCTCGCCGCCCTCAGTCAGCTCGTCATCTACGGCGCAGCCATGTTCCACACCTCCCTCTACCTCGCGGACATGGGTGGCTTTCTCGACTACGCCGCCGAACGCGCCCCAGACCGAGGCGAGTTCACGCCGAGCCGGCCGGTGGAAGAGATCCGGCTCGACGAGGTCGAGTACCGGTATCCGGGCAAGGACAACCCGGCCGTGGCGGGAGTGTCGCTGGCGGTGCGCAGCGGCGAGATCCTCGCCGTGGTCGGCGAGAACGGCTCGGGGAAGTCCACCCTCACCCGACTGCTCGCCGCCATCTTCCTGGCCGACAAGGGCAGCGTCTCCTGGAACGGCCGCGACGTCGCCGACCTCGACCCCGACAGCCTGTGGGACCTGTCCGGGCTGGTGCCGCAGAACTTCGCGCAGTGGCCGCTGTCCGTCCGCGACAACGTCACCCTCGGCCAGCCCCGCGAGGCGGGCGATGACCTGGTGTGGCGGGCACTGGAGGAGGTCGGGCTGCGGGACGCCGTCGAGGAACTCCCCGACGGCCTGGACACGCTGCTGGCCCGGGAGCTGTGGGGCGGGACGGAACTGTCCGGCGGGCAGTGGCAGCGCCTGGCATGTGCGAGGGCCCTGTATCGCAGGTCAAGCCTGCTGATCCTGGACGAGCCGACCAGCCAGATGGACGCCCGCGGCGAGCACGCCATCCTCGAAGAGATCAAGACCATCGCGGCCGGCCGGATCACGATCGTGGTGACCCACCAGCTGGTCAATACCAAGATCGCCGACCGGATCATCGTGATGGAACACGGCCGGATCGCCGAACACGGGCCGTACGACGAACTCGCCCACGGCGGTGGCCTGTTCGCCGAACTTCTGGCCCTGTCCACAGACCGCTGACCCAACTACGTCGCGCCCCGGCCCTGGGGCGCGACGACCCCACCACTTGCCCGCCGTACCGATGGAGGATTCCGTGACCGCACCAGTGCTAACTACGACCACGGCGGCGCTGCTCGTCAGCGCGGACGGCCGCTACCTGCTGCATCTGCGGGACGCCAACAAGAACATCTGCAGCGCCGGACAGTGGTCCCTGCCCGGAGGCCATCCCGAACCCGGCGAAAGCCTCGACGACACCATCGCCCGCGAACTGATGGAAGAGGCCGGCCTGCACATCCCCGACCTCGTCCCGCTCGCCGTCGTCGAGGACACCAACGCCGACGACCGGACCACCAGCCGGGTCCAGGTGTACACCGGGACGTGGGACGGCGACCCCGCTCTGCTGCCCCTCACCGAGGGGATCATGCTGCGCTTCACCGATGCCGAGCAGATCCCGTATCTGACCATGGACCCCGGCACCACGGCCGTCATCCGCCACCACCAGAAGGGCCCACGCCCGGACGGTGGTGCCGCCGACGCGTTGCCGGTGCTGCGCCTACGCGATGCCGGCACGAAGACGGTGCCGAACGTTATCGGCGTCCATCTGTACCTGGAACGGGACGGCGAGATCCTGCTCGGGTTGCGGCATCCCGACTCCGCCTACGCGCCCCTGGAGCACCACTTTCTGGCCGGTCACTGCGAACGGGAATCCGCCATCGCCTGCCTGATCCGGGAGGCTTGGGAGGAGGCCGGGTTGGTGATCAAGGCTGAGGACGTCGACCTCGTGCACGCCGTCCACCTCGTCGACTCCCCCGGCGCTCAGCCGCGCCTCCAGCTGGTCTTCCGGGCCCGAACGTGGCAGGGCGAACCCCAAGTCCTGGAGCCGGACAAATGCGTCAGCTGGAGCTGGTGGCCCGCCGGCACCCTCCCCGAGCCCACCGTCGCGTACACCCGGGCCGCCATCGACGGTATCCGGCACGGACGCCCCTACACGGAACTCGGCTGGGCCTGATCCCTACCCACTAATTCCCTCACCGCCCCAGGGCATGAAGACCACCTCGATGCCCGCCCCACCCGCATCCCTCACCAACGCAGCCGTGGACAAGACCTCGGCCACTGCCTGAGACACAGCACTTCACGGCCAACACCTCCCCCTGCGCCACGTCCACAAAATCCGTCGCCGCACTGCCGGATAAGGAGCACACCGTTGCAGCCCTTCACCCCCTCCTTCAGGCAACAGGACTGGGAATCTGGCGTTAGAGCCCTTCACCTCTACGTCCTTCCCGACCCTGCCGTCGACTCCGACCTCTTCACCCTTATCTCGGAGTGCCGTACCGTCCTGCACGACTATCCCGTCTGGTGCCTGCCCGACGACCTGGTGCACATCACCGTCGAGATGGACGCCTACGCGCCCAGCACCGGCATCAGCACCGACGAGCGGGCTCGCCTCATCGCCGCACTGAAAGCCCGGCTGACCGGCGTCGAACCGTTCACCGTCCTATGCGGCTCCCCGATCGCCAATCGCACCGGAGCCATCCTCGACACCTATCCCGACCTGGGCCTTAGCGCGTTGCGCAACCTGGTGCGCAACGCCCTGTGGGAGGTACACGACAGGCCCGCCATCACCGACAGCGGTGGCCGCGGGCACGCGTCACTCGGCTACGCCTACGGCAACGCCGACTCTGACCCACTCCAGAGCGCCCTACGCAAGATCACCCCCAGCCATGCCCCGCTGACCGTGTCGCACCTTGACCTTCTCGACGTGCGCTGGACAGCCCACCCGACACCGGACGACAACGTCCGCTGGAAGATGAGCTGGGACCCCATCGCGCGCCTTCCTCTGGGAACCGCTTGATCTCATCTCGCTCTCACAACCTCAACGCCCAATGACCACAAGTTCACGCCCGCCCTCCCCGGCGAGCCCTCGGTCCTGGCCTACCAGGTTGTCTGC from Streptomyces sp. NBC_00258 includes:
- the ltrA gene encoding group II intron reverse transcriptase/maturase, giving the protein MVNTDELEWAVAKAERRVLEIQTKLHRWANDDQHRRFNDLFNLVADPAFLLVAWYRVRGNKGARTAGVDGKTVHSIEAGQGVEGFLDKLRSQLRELTFRPVPVRERMIPKAGGKLRRLGIPTVADRVVQASLKLVLEPIFEADFLPCSYGFRPNRRAHDAIAETRMMASKSYEWVVEGDIKACFDEISHPALMDRVRGRIKDRRVLDLVKAFLKSGILSKDGQARETRTGTPQGGILSPLLANIALSVLDEYVAGMDGGPNSTSYERRKRRRQGLGNYRLVRYADDFLILVWGTREDAEAVRDEVASVLVPMGLTLSEEKTFITHIDEGFDFLGWHIQRHLKRGTDRRYVYNYPSKKALNAVKEKVKKMCRSSTNLPFTALLHQLNPVLFGWCNYFRPGVSKVTFQYLNHYTWKRVFIWACRKHKGMRLSGFRRVYCDGGWEPVTESGKLFQPGRMATTRYRFRGYSIPTPWTVTA
- a CDS encoding NUDIX hydrolase, with product MTAPVLTTTTAALLVSADGRYLLHLRDANKNICSAGQWSLPGGHPEPGESLDDTIARELMEEAGLHIPDLVPLAVVEDTNADDRTTSRVQVYTGTWDGDPALLPLTEGIMLRFTDAEQIPYLTMDPGTTAVIRHHQKGPRPDGGAADALPVLRLRDAGTKTVPNVIGVHLYLERDGEILLGLRHPDSAYAPLEHHFLAGHCERESAIACLIREAWEEAGLVIKAEDVDLVHAVHLVDSPGAQPRLQLVFRARTWQGEPQVLEPDKCVSWSWWPAGTLPEPTVAYTRAAIDGIRHGRPYTELGWA
- a CDS encoding ABC transporter ATP-binding protein, producing MAVCVCLPVYGQGEGRWPVSVEPASPAPDTAAPLRLPPPPPAELRYGGRHAKNPLTDASFAQMCRRLPSVLAQTARMAWVIDRRAVLLLASCQLAIGISAAVLLTATSRAMRWILADGEVDDRLHQALPALLVITCASAAGRVATALSSYADGRITPRLTTESDCALVAAVCRMEAAARAEDGCADRQEAAEMGVVRSHVMVQDATRFTAAVVRMVSASGVLSVLHPLLLPLLLLAVVPAGVGAVLHARVNYETHYANVGDRNVRQNLRGWATSVKFTDEIRANGMTSYLVFWYRSISERIDARTLAAAPKMLRIVLVSSAIGGLFLVATWAGLAWLAASGRIEPSIAATAVVAVQTALAALSQLVIYGAAMFHTSLYLADMGGFLDYAAERAPDRGEFTPSRPVEEIRLDEVEYRYPGKDNPAVAGVSLAVRSGEILAVVGENGSGKSTLTRLLAAIFLADKGSVSWNGRDVADLDPDSLWDLSGLVPQNFAQWPLSVRDNVTLGQPREAGDDLVWRALEEVGLRDAVEELPDGLDTLLARELWGGTELSGGQWQRLACARALYRRSSLLILDEPTSQMDARGEHAILEEIKTIAAGRITIVVTHQLVNTKIADRIIVMEHGRIAEHGPYDELAHGGGLFAELLALSTDR